A single window of Archangium gephyra DNA harbors:
- a CDS encoding VTC domain-containing protein — translation MLQFAEGEVTKLRREFKLVLGRNEALALCSRLSASLGGYLSPPTSITSVYFDKPGYPLARRSLDTPADCLKVRTKEYSPDVGAGGVQRVVLEVKRERNGLTQKRRVWVPRAELRHVLRGGVRLLPLIAGGSLMPVLAVTYRRHVYQCSQAWRVTVDRDIGFHGVTPELALSETTLSAERLGEPLAMDERVVVEVKHLGEELPEWLAALNPGRKPAYSKFAEGMARVHDFVADGILGG, via the coding sequence ATGCTCCAGTTCGCGGAAGGAGAAGTCACCAAGCTGCGCCGGGAGTTCAAGCTGGTGCTGGGCAGGAACGAGGCGCTCGCGCTGTGCTCGCGGCTGTCCGCGTCGCTGGGCGGCTACCTGTCGCCGCCCACGAGCATCACCTCCGTCTACTTCGACAAGCCGGGCTACCCGCTGGCGCGGCGCTCGCTGGACACGCCGGCGGACTGCCTCAAGGTGCGTACCAAGGAGTACTCGCCGGACGTGGGCGCCGGAGGCGTGCAGCGCGTGGTGCTGGAGGTGAAGCGCGAGCGCAACGGCCTCACCCAGAAGCGCCGGGTGTGGGTGCCGCGCGCGGAGCTGCGACACGTGCTGCGGGGCGGCGTGCGGCTGCTGCCCCTCATCGCCGGGGGGAGCCTCATGCCGGTGCTGGCGGTGACGTACCGGCGGCACGTGTACCAGTGCTCGCAGGCGTGGCGGGTGACGGTGGACCGGGACATCGGCTTCCACGGGGTGACGCCGGAGCTGGCGCTCTCGGAGACGACGCTGAGCGCGGAGCGGCTGGGCGAACCGCTGGCGATGGACGAGCGGGTGGTGGTGGAGGTGAAGCACCTGGGGGAGGAGTTGCCCGAGTGGCTGGCGGCGCTCAACCCCGGGAGGAAGCCGGCGTACAGCAAGTTCGCCGAGGGGATGGCGAGGGTCCACGACTTCGTCGCGGACGGGATTCTGGGGGGCTGA
- a CDS encoding lipoprotein has product MRRWGWTALVAAMCWAGCGEGGSLPTGDKAQPSTNQDGTVDLPDIPPGTGGGTTPAPEQPAPFTSLWPLTRGTTWTYRITDPVRGTFEKRVEVLGEQAVPETSMRAIAVRSTQPHLEELSWQLELNGVVVRLREEDRKGETLARVTTWNPATVKSISTERPVGWRYDSDIRELTRLGDGTTEDKDKTYIWRVEAVNETVVTPAGTFTNVIRIKRERGDKENQERTYWLAPGIGKVKEDGERLEELVSYDVKKP; this is encoded by the coding sequence ATGAGGCGTTGGGGGTGGACCGCACTGGTGGCGGCGATGTGTTGGGCGGGGTGCGGTGAAGGCGGCAGCCTGCCCACGGGAGACAAGGCACAGCCGTCCACGAACCAGGATGGGACGGTGGACCTGCCGGACATTCCTCCCGGCACGGGGGGAGGGACGACTCCGGCCCCGGAACAACCGGCCCCGTTCACGAGCCTCTGGCCGCTCACGCGGGGCACCACGTGGACGTACCGCATCACGGACCCGGTGCGAGGCACCTTCGAGAAGCGGGTGGAGGTGCTGGGCGAGCAGGCGGTGCCCGAAACGAGCATGCGGGCCATCGCGGTGCGCAGCACGCAGCCGCACCTGGAGGAGCTGTCCTGGCAGCTCGAGCTGAACGGGGTGGTGGTGCGCCTGCGCGAGGAGGACCGCAAGGGGGAGACACTGGCGCGGGTGACGACCTGGAATCCCGCGACGGTGAAGTCCATCTCGACGGAGCGGCCGGTGGGGTGGCGCTACGACTCGGACATCCGTGAGCTGACGCGCCTGGGTGACGGGACGACGGAGGACAAGGACAAGACATACATCTGGCGCGTGGAGGCGGTGAACGAGACCGTCGTCACGCCCGCGGGCACCTTCACGAATGTCATCCGCATCAAGCGCGAGCGCGGGGACAAGGAGAACCAGGAGCGCACGTACTGGCTGGCGCCCGGCATCGGCAAGGTGAAGGAGGACGGCGAGCGGCTGGAGGAGCTCGTCTCCTACGATGTGAAGAAGCCCTGA
- a CDS encoding type I restriction-modification enzyme R subunit C-terminal domain-containing protein: MPTPEAVARENIDAALQSAGWHVQDFARLNLTAGLGVAVREFPLAPGHGKADYVLYVAGKLAGVIEAKKEGTLLTGIEVQSEKYARGVPHLYPAHVVPLPFLYESTGVETQFTNRLDPEPRSRRLFHFHKPETLAEWLDAEQNPPPLLPLENGKPALRSLLPSTLRLRLRQMPDVEPKGLWPAQLKAVRNLEASLYDGKPRALIQMATGSGKTFTAVSSIYRLIKFGGAKRVLFLVDRANLGRQTLKEFQQYVTPDDGRKFHELYNVQHLTSNKLDPVAKVCIATIQRVYSMLSGQELKEDDEEISAFTTLTDLSTQPLPVPYNPSIPVEFFDFLWTDEAHRSIYNLWRQVLEYFDSFLIGLTATPSKQTLGFFHQNLVMEYGHEAAVSHGVNVPFDVYRIRTRITEGGSKVEAGLFVDKRDRESRAVRWQKLDEDLTYSANQLDRDVVAEDQLRTVIRTFKDRLFTEIFPGRKEVPKTLIFAKDDSHADDIVRVVREEFGKGNAFCEKITYRTGTARIVTKKKGPGGKEVEEVTYKATGIKPEDLLSSFRNSYHPRIAVTVDMVATGTDIKPLEIVMFMRTVKSRNFFEQMKGRGVRVISPSDLQSVTPDAPAKTHFILVDCVGMCESDFVDTRPLEKQPAVAFDKLLQVVAAGGTDREVISSLASRLARMNQRLGKPEKERLARLAQGKSLEELVGGLVEALDPDRHIEAARVANKLLTGEEPTAAQVSRAAEAAIRAAVAPLAANPDLRNELAFIKRSFEQTLDTVSVDTVLGAGFDAAATEKARGLVQSFEQYIEEHKDELTAIQVLYSQPYAKRLTFKDIKMLAEDIKAPPRTWTPEALWRAYETLDKSKVRGAGGRRLLTDIVSLVRFALHKDRQLVPFTDQVEDRFQNWLAQQENRGRKFSEEQRQWLALIKDHVAASFRIERDDFEDVPFNQKGGLGRVHQIFGAKLDELLEELNEVLVA; this comes from the coding sequence ATGCCGACGCCCGAAGCTGTTGCCCGCGAGAACATTGACGCTGCGCTCCAGAGCGCTGGATGGCACGTCCAGGACTTCGCCAGGCTCAACCTCACTGCCGGGCTCGGGGTGGCCGTCCGCGAGTTCCCCCTGGCTCCCGGCCACGGCAAGGCCGACTACGTCCTCTACGTCGCCGGGAAGCTGGCCGGTGTCATCGAGGCCAAGAAAGAGGGCACCCTTCTCACCGGCATCGAGGTGCAGTCGGAGAAGTACGCGCGTGGCGTTCCCCATCTCTACCCCGCCCATGTCGTCCCGCTGCCATTCCTCTACGAGAGCACGGGCGTGGAGACGCAGTTCACCAACCGCCTGGATCCGGAACCCCGCAGCCGCCGCCTCTTCCACTTCCACAAGCCCGAGACACTGGCCGAGTGGCTCGACGCGGAGCAGAACCCACCCCCGCTGCTCCCCCTCGAGAACGGCAAGCCCGCGCTGCGCAGTCTCCTGCCCTCCACCCTGCGGCTGCGCCTTCGCCAGATGCCGGACGTCGAGCCCAAGGGCCTCTGGCCCGCCCAGCTCAAGGCCGTGCGCAACCTCGAAGCCTCCCTGTACGACGGCAAGCCGCGCGCCCTCATCCAGATGGCCACCGGCTCCGGGAAGACGTTCACCGCGGTCAGCTCCATCTACCGGCTCATCAAGTTTGGGGGAGCCAAGAGAGTCCTGTTCCTCGTGGACCGCGCCAACCTCGGCCGCCAGACGCTCAAGGAGTTCCAGCAGTACGTCACTCCAGACGACGGCCGGAAGTTCCACGAGCTGTACAACGTCCAGCACCTCACCTCGAACAAGCTCGACCCGGTGGCCAAGGTCTGCATCGCCACCATCCAGCGCGTCTACTCCATGCTCTCGGGCCAGGAACTGAAGGAAGACGACGAGGAAATCTCCGCCTTCACCACGCTCACGGACTTGAGCACCCAGCCGCTTCCGGTCCCCTACAACCCCAGCATTCCCGTCGAGTTCTTCGACTTCCTGTGGACCGACGAGGCCCACCGCTCCATCTACAACCTGTGGCGCCAGGTGCTGGAGTACTTCGACTCGTTCCTCATCGGTCTCACCGCGACGCCTTCCAAGCAGACCCTCGGCTTCTTCCACCAGAACCTCGTCATGGAGTACGGCCACGAGGCCGCCGTCAGCCACGGCGTGAACGTGCCCTTCGACGTGTACCGCATCCGCACCCGCATCACCGAGGGCGGCTCGAAGGTGGAGGCGGGCCTCTTCGTGGACAAGCGCGACCGCGAGTCCCGGGCCGTCCGGTGGCAGAAGCTCGATGAGGACCTGACCTACTCCGCCAACCAGCTCGACCGGGACGTGGTGGCGGAGGACCAGCTGCGCACCGTCATCCGCACCTTCAAGGACCGGCTCTTCACCGAGATCTTCCCCGGCCGCAAGGAAGTCCCCAAGACGCTCATCTTCGCCAAGGACGACTCCCACGCCGACGACATCGTCCGCGTCGTCCGGGAGGAGTTCGGCAAGGGCAACGCGTTCTGCGAGAAGATCACCTACCGCACCGGCACCGCTCGCATCGTCACGAAGAAGAAGGGGCCCGGCGGCAAGGAAGTCGAGGAGGTCACCTACAAGGCCACCGGCATCAAGCCCGAGGATCTGCTCTCCTCGTTCCGCAACTCCTACCACCCGCGCATCGCCGTGACGGTGGACATGGTCGCCACCGGCACCGACATCAAGCCGCTGGAAATCGTGATGTTCATGCGCACGGTGAAGAGCCGCAACTTCTTCGAGCAGATGAAGGGGCGCGGGGTCCGCGTCATCAGCCCGAGCGACCTCCAGTCGGTGACGCCCGACGCCCCCGCCAAGACGCACTTCATCCTCGTGGACTGCGTGGGCATGTGTGAGAGCGACTTCGTCGATACCCGCCCGCTGGAGAAGCAGCCCGCCGTGGCCTTCGACAAGCTGCTCCAGGTGGTGGCCGCTGGCGGCACGGACCGCGAGGTCATCTCCTCGCTGGCCAGCCGCCTGGCCCGGATGAATCAGCGGCTGGGCAAGCCCGAGAAGGAGCGGCTCGCTCGGTTGGCCCAAGGCAAGTCGCTGGAAGAACTGGTGGGCGGGCTAGTGGAGGCACTGGATCCGGACAGACACATCGAGGCGGCGCGGGTGGCCAACAAGCTACTCACCGGAGAAGAGCCCACGGCGGCACAGGTCTCCCGGGCGGCGGAGGCGGCGATTCGTGCGGCGGTGGCTCCGCTGGCGGCGAACCCGGACTTGCGCAACGAGCTCGCCTTCATCAAGCGCAGCTTCGAGCAGACGCTCGACACGGTCAGCGTGGACACGGTGCTGGGAGCGGGCTTCGACGCCGCCGCCACCGAGAAGGCGCGCGGGCTGGTGCAGTCCTTCGAGCAGTACATCGAGGAGCACAAGGACGAGCTCACCGCCATCCAGGTGCTGTACTCGCAGCCGTACGCGAAGCGGCTCACGTTCAAGGACATCAAGATGCTGGCCGAGGACATCAAGGCCCCGCCCCGGACGTGGACGCCCGAGGCGCTCTGGCGTGCGTACGAGACGCTCGACAAGTCGAAGGTACGCGGGGCCGGGGGCCGGCGGCTGCTCACGGACATCGTGTCGCTGGTGCGCTTCGCGCTCCACAAGGACCGGCAGCTGGTGCCCTTCACGGATCAGGTGGAGGATCGGTTCCAGAACTGGCTTGCCCAGCAGGAGAACCGGGGGCGGAAGTTCTCAGAGGAGCAGCGCCAGTGGCTGGCGCTCATCAAGGACCACGTCGCCGCGAGCTTCAGGATTGAGAGGGACGACTTCGAGGACGTGCCCTTCAACCAGAAGGGCGGGCTCGGGCGGGTCCATCAAATCTTCGGAGCCAAGCTCGATGAGCTGCTCGAAGAACTGAATGAGGTATTGGTGGCATGA
- the tmk gene encoding dTMP kinase: MFIDFEGIDGSGKTTLSNLLAERLRRLGYRVAHAREGGELRSPIARRIRELTRDSKLLEMSPRTEFFLNLARDAQQLEEVIAPALARGEVCISDRYLYSQLALSGGGRGLPGPALEPACELASQGLWPDLVILVDVDPELARLRKRLGKSKGERVPDSDSRKGLAGAGLAVRMREAFLAQARKDPSRWLIIENNDQPLHVLEQRLVDAVVARLEGRELPAQRTTPPSPMPVQVPASVDEVEEHFFRVLDGLEVREPQLAVWLLGGIPGFPAHQRRLGYVERFPGLTVRSLTGLDDEPARALRELLAEVVPQEVAMSLGSNPSPQAMALRERLYAHAPADVLAGLKNNDSPEAWALREHALREGRLSEVLCGLAGVDDEPAWAAREQGVRRGLYADVARSLTGLDSARADALRESLLGHDRLAVLRSVTGLDTPFARQLRVALEDKALKLVLRSLTGLSTDDAFALRERGAPLTKEALDSLDGLEDPRAWRLREAFVSRWPATVVSSLEGLPLTERAEALMLRALELTSSRLPVLRNAYRLVAASHLAALPSERSSQRMAGDDAPQPAL, from the coding sequence GTGTTCATCGACTTCGAAGGCATCGACGGCAGCGGCAAGACGACCCTGTCCAACCTCCTGGCCGAGCGCCTGAGGCGGCTGGGCTACCGGGTGGCGCACGCGCGCGAAGGAGGAGAGCTGCGCTCGCCCATCGCCCGGCGCATCCGCGAGCTCACCCGCGACTCGAAGCTGCTGGAGATGTCGCCACGCACCGAGTTCTTCCTCAACCTCGCCCGTGACGCGCAGCAGCTCGAGGAGGTCATCGCCCCCGCGCTGGCGCGAGGCGAGGTGTGCATCAGCGACCGCTACCTGTACTCGCAGCTGGCGCTGAGCGGCGGCGGGCGCGGGCTGCCCGGTCCGGCACTCGAGCCGGCGTGCGAGCTGGCCTCGCAGGGGCTGTGGCCGGACCTGGTCATCCTCGTGGACGTGGATCCGGAGCTGGCCCGGCTGCGCAAGCGGCTGGGGAAGAGCAAGGGCGAGCGGGTGCCGGACTCGGACAGCCGCAAGGGGCTGGCCGGCGCGGGCCTGGCGGTGCGGATGCGGGAGGCCTTCCTCGCCCAGGCGCGCAAGGATCCCTCGCGCTGGCTCATCATCGAGAACAATGATCAGCCGCTGCACGTGCTGGAGCAGCGCCTGGTGGACGCGGTGGTGGCGCGGCTGGAGGGCCGGGAGCTGCCGGCGCAACGGACGACACCGCCGAGCCCCATGCCGGTGCAGGTACCAGCGTCGGTGGACGAGGTGGAGGAGCACTTCTTCCGCGTGCTGGACGGGCTGGAGGTGCGCGAGCCGCAGCTGGCGGTATGGCTGCTGGGCGGCATTCCCGGCTTCCCCGCGCACCAGCGGCGGCTGGGCTACGTGGAGCGCTTCCCGGGGCTGACGGTGCGCAGCCTCACCGGCCTGGACGACGAGCCGGCCCGGGCCCTGCGCGAGCTGCTGGCGGAGGTGGTGCCGCAGGAGGTGGCCATGAGCCTCGGCTCCAACCCGTCCCCGCAGGCCATGGCCCTGCGCGAGCGCCTCTATGCCCACGCGCCAGCGGACGTGCTCGCCGGCCTCAAGAACAACGACTCGCCCGAGGCGTGGGCCCTGCGCGAGCACGCGCTGCGCGAGGGACGCCTGAGCGAGGTGCTCTGCGGGCTGGCCGGGGTGGACGACGAGCCGGCCTGGGCGGCGCGGGAGCAGGGCGTGCGGCGGGGGCTGTACGCGGACGTGGCGCGCAGCCTCACCGGCCTGGACTCGGCCCGGGCGGACGCCCTGCGCGAGAGCCTGCTCGGCCATGACCGGCTGGCGGTGCTGCGCAGTGTGACGGGCCTGGACACGCCCTTCGCCCGGCAGCTGCGCGTGGCGCTGGAGGACAAGGCCCTGAAGCTGGTGCTGCGCTCGCTGACGGGGCTCTCCACCGACGACGCCTTCGCCCTGCGCGAGCGCGGCGCTCCGCTGACCAAGGAGGCGCTCGACTCACTGGACGGGCTGGAGGATCCGCGTGCCTGGCGGCTGCGCGAGGCCTTCGTGTCGCGCTGGCCGGCCACGGTGGTGTCCTCGCTGGAGGGGCTGCCCCTGACGGAGCGGGCCGAGGCGCTCATGCTGCGCGCGCTGGAGCTGACCTCCAGCCGCCTGCCGGTGCTGCGCAACGCCTACCGCCTCGTGGCCGCCTCGCACCTGGCCGCGCTCCCCTCGGAGCGCTCCTCGCAACGGATGGCCGGGGACGACGCTCCCCAGCCGGCGCTCTGA
- a CDS encoding purple acid phosphatase family protein: protein MHRLYSLAFGAVAAALTLTASSASAASLTRQPYLQRVGPDTATIAFRLDGNCVPAVRYGTHGSTHESAQSADAGRTHAIVLSGLQPGTEYTYLVEACGARTTPVRFSTAPVPGTRSVHFTAVGDFGMNNADQRAVANAMLARKPELFLMLGDNAYESGTEAEFQSNLFVPMAPLLAQVPSVAVPGNHEYVTNRAQPYFDNLYLPTSPTGGEHYYSFDWGHVHFVGLDANCAMGMASQDRCSLAAQRKWLEQDLAASDAPWKVVFLHYPPWSSGEHGSQPLIHREFTPLFEKYGVDLVLTGHDHHYERTYPMKGSAVGRSGEQNPTYLVVGGGGASLRPFETSKPSWTAVRNDRDHGYLDVKVEEGTLTAQVLTPSGQMIDSFSLTKDLPPLPEETPGVTSPSSPVGSEQPGTAQPTTPAPGPVTGNPGLPGGSGDVEDLDPNAPGCSTGPAMVMLPAGLLVLAGALRRRRRR from the coding sequence ATGCACCGACTGTATTCCCTGGCGTTCGGCGCAGTGGCCGCGGCGCTCACCCTCACCGCGAGCAGCGCCAGCGCCGCGAGCCTGACCCGCCAGCCCTATCTCCAGCGCGTGGGCCCGGACACCGCCACCATCGCCTTCCGGCTCGATGGCAACTGTGTCCCCGCCGTGCGCTACGGCACCCACGGCTCCACCCACGAGTCCGCCCAGTCCGCGGACGCCGGCCGCACCCACGCCATCGTCCTCTCGGGCCTCCAGCCCGGCACCGAGTACACCTACCTCGTCGAGGCCTGTGGCGCGCGCACCACCCCCGTGCGCTTCTCCACCGCTCCCGTCCCCGGCACCCGCAGCGTCCACTTCACCGCCGTGGGTGACTTCGGCATGAACAACGCCGATCAGCGCGCCGTGGCCAACGCCATGCTCGCCCGCAAGCCGGAGCTCTTCCTCATGCTCGGCGACAACGCCTACGAGTCGGGCACCGAGGCCGAGTTCCAGAGCAACCTCTTCGTCCCCATGGCCCCGCTGCTCGCGCAGGTGCCCTCCGTCGCCGTCCCGGGCAACCACGAGTACGTCACCAACCGGGCCCAGCCCTACTTCGACAACCTCTACCTGCCCACCAGCCCCACCGGTGGCGAGCACTACTACTCCTTCGACTGGGGCCACGTGCACTTCGTCGGGCTGGACGCCAACTGCGCCATGGGCATGGCCTCGCAGGACCGCTGCTCGCTGGCCGCGCAGCGCAAGTGGCTGGAGCAGGATCTCGCCGCCAGCGATGCGCCCTGGAAGGTCGTCTTCCTCCACTACCCGCCCTGGAGCAGTGGTGAGCACGGCTCGCAGCCCCTCATCCACCGTGAATTCACCCCCCTCTTCGAGAAGTACGGGGTGGACCTCGTCCTCACCGGACACGACCACCACTACGAGCGCACCTACCCCATGAAGGGCAGCGCGGTGGGACGCTCGGGTGAGCAGAACCCCACCTACCTCGTGGTGGGCGGCGGCGGCGCGTCCCTGCGCCCCTTCGAGACCAGCAAGCCCTCGTGGACCGCGGTGCGCAATGACCGGGATCACGGCTACCTCGACGTGAAGGTGGAGGAGGGCACCCTCACCGCCCAGGTGCTGACGCCCTCGGGCCAGATGATCGACAGCTTCAGCCTCACCAAGGACCTTCCTCCCCTCCCGGAGGAGACGCCCGGGGTGACCAGCCCCTCGTCGCCCGTGGGCTCCGAGCAACCGGGCACCGCCCAGCCCACGACTCCCGCGCCCGGCCCCGTCACCGGGAACCCCGGATTGCCCGGCGGCTCGGGGGACGTGGAGGACCTGGACCCCAACGCCCCCGGCTGCTCGACCGGCCCGGCGATGGTGATGCTGCCCGCGGGCCTCCTGGTGCTCGCCGGGGCCCTGCGCCGCCGTCGCCGCCGCTAG
- a CDS encoding restriction endonuclease subunit S: MKATGEIPAGWTRATLGELVQVLRGVTYEKSASRDKSGPGLIPILRATNIGQHLDFDDLVFVPESCVSEEQRLRLGDIVVAASSGSRSVVGKAAPLSVAWTGSFGAFCVAVRPSALVNPRYIAFFFATGEYRERVSALAAGVNINNLKREHILSTPINLAPRNEQDRIVAELDKQFTRFDAGVEALKRVQAQIKRYRASVLKAACEGRLVSTEAELARREKRDYEPADKFLARILKERRARWEADQLAKMKAAGKPPKDDKWKAKYVEPESPNLSELPSLPTGWCWTTLRSISELQGGITKGQKRSPDERLRAVPYLRVANVQRGYLDLSEMKEIEATAAEIEELRLSRGDILFNEGGDRDKLGRGWIWQEELPLCIHQNHVFRARLYSREVEPKFVSHYANSAGQRYFVEQGKQTTNLASINLTKLGNLPVPLPPAHEQRRIVAEIDDRLSLADAAAGAVAMDCRRAEKLRQAILKAAFAGELATQNPNDEPASKLLERISAAVESKSVPKQGRAKQTTAAPKMKATR, encoded by the coding sequence ATGAAGGCTACGGGAGAAATACCGGCAGGGTGGACTCGTGCAACACTTGGTGAGCTGGTGCAGGTGCTTCGAGGTGTCACCTACGAGAAGAGCGCCTCGCGAGACAAGAGTGGGCCGGGGCTCATTCCGATTCTTCGCGCCACCAACATCGGACAACACCTCGACTTCGATGACTTGGTCTTTGTCCCCGAGTCATGCGTCTCGGAAGAACAGCGTCTGCGACTGGGTGACATCGTGGTGGCTGCTTCAAGCGGTAGCCGGTCAGTTGTCGGAAAGGCTGCCCCACTTTCTGTGGCTTGGACCGGTTCCTTTGGCGCGTTTTGCGTTGCGGTACGGCCGTCGGCGCTGGTCAATCCACGGTACATCGCTTTCTTCTTTGCGACTGGTGAATACCGAGAACGAGTCTCGGCGCTCGCTGCTGGGGTGAACATCAACAACCTGAAGCGCGAGCACATCCTTTCGACACCGATCAATCTCGCTCCACGCAATGAACAAGATCGGATCGTCGCCGAGTTGGACAAGCAGTTCACCCGGTTCGACGCCGGAGTTGAGGCCCTCAAGCGCGTACAGGCCCAGATCAAGCGCTACCGGGCCTCGGTCCTGAAGGCCGCGTGCGAGGGGCGGCTGGTTTCGACCGAGGCCGAACTCGCCCGCCGCGAGAAGCGCGACTACGAGCCCGCCGATAAGTTCCTCGCCCGCATCCTCAAGGAGCGCCGCGCCCGCTGGGAGGCCGACCAGCTCGCCAAGATGAAGGCGGCCGGGAAGCCCCCCAAGGACGACAAGTGGAAGGCGAAATACGTTGAACCCGAGTCCCCCAATCTATCCGAGCTTCCATCGCTGCCCACGGGTTGGTGTTGGACCACGCTGCGCTCGATTTCGGAACTTCAAGGCGGCATCACAAAAGGGCAAAAGCGTTCACCTGACGAGCGGCTCCGGGCCGTTCCGTACCTCCGAGTAGCGAATGTACAGCGTGGCTACCTCGACCTATCTGAAATGAAGGAGATCGAGGCCACTGCGGCGGAGATCGAGGAACTTCGCCTCTCTAGGGGAGACATTCTGTTCAACGAAGGTGGTGACCGGGACAAACTGGGACGCGGTTGGATCTGGCAGGAAGAGTTGCCCCTCTGCATCCATCAGAATCACGTCTTCCGTGCTCGTCTCTACTCCCGCGAAGTAGAACCCAAGTTCGTCTCGCACTATGCGAACTCCGCAGGGCAGCGATACTTCGTAGAGCAGGGAAAGCAGACGACGAACCTTGCATCCATCAACCTCACAAAGCTTGGTAACCTTCCGGTTCCGTTGCCTCCCGCTCACGAACAGCGGCGCATCGTCGCCGAAATCGACGACCGCCTCTCTCTCGCCGATGCGGCTGCGGGAGCTGTTGCAATGGACTGTCGGCGCGCAGAGAAGCTCCGGCAAGCGATTCTGAAGGCAGCATTTGCGGGGGAGCTCGCAACCCAAAATCCGAATGACGAACCCGCCTCAAAACTCCTTGAGCGCATCTCCGCCGCCGTAGAGAGCAAGTCCGTACCCAAACAGGGCCGAGCCAAGCAGACCACCGCTGCCCCAAAGATGAAGGCAACACGATGA
- a CDS encoding DUF4956 domain-containing protein, with translation MDGLFSGLFHHEAASGVSHPGAGVMLPRLMAAVIIGTVLALRPWRLLTRKPLPKAEMMQAQVLLCTAAAVITAVIGDSTAKAFGLVGLGSFVRFRSGLKDPRDAAILFLMIGLGMACGHGSLELAGVGTAFVAALLLVLDFFEKKEPVAAKQRVLVSAQADDLAGAEAWLRQRLGERNVLVRSCALDFDGRRLELEVEEKEPGMIASVLSRSAGGPLRGLRWSEMPSNKGIWEERG, from the coding sequence ATGGACGGGCTGTTCTCGGGACTCTTCCACCACGAAGCCGCATCCGGGGTGTCCCATCCCGGCGCGGGAGTGATGCTGCCCCGCCTGATGGCGGCGGTGATCATCGGCACGGTGCTCGCGCTGCGGCCGTGGCGCCTGCTGACGCGCAAGCCGCTGCCCAAGGCGGAGATGATGCAGGCCCAGGTGCTGCTGTGCACCGCGGCCGCCGTCATCACCGCCGTCATCGGCGACAGCACGGCCAAGGCCTTCGGGCTGGTGGGCCTGGGCAGCTTCGTGCGCTTCCGCTCGGGACTGAAGGATCCGCGCGACGCGGCCATCCTCTTCCTGATGATCGGCCTGGGCATGGCGTGCGGACACGGCAGCCTGGAGCTGGCCGGCGTGGGCACCGCCTTCGTCGCCGCGTTGCTGCTGGTGCTGGACTTCTTCGAGAAGAAGGAGCCCGTGGCCGCGAAACAGCGGGTGCTGGTGTCGGCCCAGGCGGATGACCTGGCGGGCGCGGAGGCGTGGCTGAGGCAGCGGCTCGGCGAGCGCAACGTGCTGGTGCGCAGCTGCGCGCTGGACTTCGACGGGCGGCGGCTGGAGCTCGAGGTGGAGGAGAAGGAGCCGGGGATGATCGCGTCGGTGCTGAGCCGCTCGGCGGGCGGCCCGCTCCGGGGACTGAGGTGGTCGGAGATGCCCTCGAACAAGGGGATCTGGGAGGAGCGGGGATGA
- a CDS encoding DUF3396 domain-containing protein — protein MSAHYPRIRIHAENGALLIRDSLSITFYMLRPHEDVAAAVMRSLDTYLRAVGSNALCLYADQEGDWQELDDAGWALIRKELLDPVGAIVSLKDSSRRGNRYHFDYHGRPPSDVVLPDAPGVVSVVSFWLPTEFLEEHGPGRVRELALELATPLPFCSGHAGLSFHCDTSLLGVKQEVLAHGFRYPGMDIPGMDMAALRIGTKVRGSAWLTFLGQPALGELGGTAGLSSRLSSPGTAVQEMAGERAVITLGRGPEAGDTERGDALPAYRELARVLGPWLYQNAAPRTSEDARRWERRFLD, from the coding sequence ATGAGCGCGCACTACCCGAGAATCCGCATCCATGCGGAGAACGGCGCGTTGCTGATACGCGACAGCCTGAGCATCACCTTCTACATGCTCCGCCCTCACGAGGACGTGGCAGCAGCGGTCATGCGGTCCTTGGACACGTACCTGCGGGCGGTCGGCTCGAACGCACTGTGTCTGTACGCGGACCAGGAGGGCGACTGGCAGGAGCTCGATGATGCGGGTTGGGCACTCATCCGGAAAGAACTGCTGGACCCTGTTGGGGCCATTGTCTCTCTGAAGGATTCTTCCAGAAGAGGGAACCGCTACCACTTCGACTACCATGGCAGGCCCCCTTCAGACGTTGTCCTCCCCGACGCTCCAGGGGTGGTGTCCGTGGTGAGCTTCTGGCTACCCACCGAGTTCCTGGAGGAACATGGCCCGGGGCGGGTGCGCGAGTTGGCGCTGGAATTGGCAACACCCCTGCCCTTCTGCTCGGGCCATGCCGGTCTCTCCTTCCACTGCGACACCAGTTTGTTGGGCGTGAAGCAGGAGGTTCTCGCGCACGGCTTCCGCTACCCTGGGATGGACATTCCTGGGATGGACATGGCCGCATTGAGAATCGGCACGAAGGTCCGGGGAAGCGCCTGGCTGACATTCCTGGGGCAGCCCGCCTTGGGTGAGCTGGGCGGTACGGCGGGACTGAGCTCCCGGCTGTCCTCACCTGGAACCGCCGTACAGGAAATGGCGGGTGAACGGGCCGTCATCACCCTGGGCCGCGGGCCCGAGGCTGGCGATACGGAACGAGGTGACGCACTGCCCGCCTACCGGGAACTCGCACGTGTGCTGGGGCCCTGGCTCTACCAGAATGCAGCTCCTCGTACGTCCGAGGACGCGCGCCGCTGGGAGCGGCGCTTCCTCGACTGA